In Mesorhizobium sp. CAU 1732, the genomic window GATCGAATGGTTTTGCAATGACCCCGATTGCGCCGAGCGAGAGGAAACGTTCGATCTCGTATGCTTGGGTCCTGGCGGTGATGAACACGATTGGAATAGCCGTCGTCTGCCTGGCTGCTTTCAATTGCGCCAAGGTTTCCGGACCGTCCATCCCCGGCATCATGACGTCGAGCAGAATGAGATGGGGCAGCCAGGCAGCAGCGACGGCAAGCGCCTCCTTGCCCGACGCGCATGTCCGGACGTCGAGAGCGGGATCGAGTGTAAGCGACATCGCGGCTACCTCACGTATATCCGCCTCGTCGTCGACGTAGAGCACGCGCAAGGTCGCCATTGGTCTATCCTTTCTGTTCCGGCGCTGCGACGAACTTGCCAGCTCGCGCCGAGGTTAGTTTCCGAACCAGTTCGGCGATAGCGATCTCTGATGTCTTTGTTTTCGTCAGAGCCAGTTCGACCTGCGCCGCCAGATGTTCGTCGATTTCGGACGCAGAAAAAATGACAACTACAGTGTCGCTCGGTATGGCGCTAAGTAGCTCGGCCCCTGACCCATCCGGCAGAGTCAGATCCAGTATCACGAGGTCGAAATGCTTCTGCTGCAGCTCGAACCGGGCCTCCTGCACGTTGCGCGCGGATGTGATTGCGATAGCGTTACCCAGACCGGCCGACATGACCGCAAGAACGCCCTCATCGTCCTCGACATGGAGAACGGTCGGCATACGTCTGAATGATCCCTCGGTGGATTTCTCGACCGCGGCGCGCAGCCGATCCATGTCGATCGGCTTTTCCAGCCAATCGACGATGCCAAGGGCAGAACCGTTTAGGGATTTGCGAGCCTC contains:
- a CDS encoding response regulator, with translation MATLRVLYVDDEADIREVAAMSLTLDPALDVRTCASGKEALAVAAAWLPHLILLDVMMPGMDGPETLAQLKAARQTTAIPIVFITARTQAYEIERFLSLGAIGVIAKPFDPMELAAQARRYLDGPVER